The following are encoded in a window of Thunnus albacares chromosome 17, fThuAlb1.1, whole genome shotgun sequence genomic DNA:
- the coil gene encoding coilin — MVCFGVSIDVVSVMAVNSNNFIRVRLYFDYPPPAVVDCRMCWLLVDLNRCRVVADLESIIRDKFEFSRRNILNLFLEDCYLPHTESIYVVRDNDSLRVKVDCLTWVNGHSSHPDISSENCRKRQRPTEEDGTGENGVNVEWRKKKRKKRSEESLEGHAKQTSGDEKSKKSLGNKTEKKKRKKAEENGPTATPKPAASTKKIAASVEPPVKSTKKPPVVQAKTQNASSSDSSSSSSEEDEAPKIPAAKKPATKALSSTPAASKAPPNPKPAQTKLPPPSSSSSETDSSSDEATSAKIPPKTKPLTSLTPKLRGSDNSHSQQSTNSAQKQGSGVAVPPRNKIGEQPQSCNANDEEEIELIIRRPVQQPVRGVGNQSSWRGHGRGRGRLDGFGGGVGPGGRGRGRGEVRGGFRGHNTNSEFSYDGAKEPSAHTDLLSNMSVVLQNGVESAPKKDYSSMPQLAAPPQVGQKIAFKLLELTENYTPEVSEYKEGKIVSFDPTTKQIELELLNASRAPVEPGKFDLVYQNPDGSERVEYAVSRESCVTERWDALLEPRLII, encoded by the exons ATGGTGTGTTTTGGCGTAAGCATTGATGTTGTATCCGTGATGGCTGTTAACAGTAACAACTTCATCCGTGTGCGCTTGTACTTTGACTACCCGCCGCCGGCTGTCGTTGATTGCCGCATGTGCTGGCTGCTCGTGGATTTGAACAGGTGTCGCGTGGTGGCAGATCTGGAGAGTATCATCAGAGACAAGTTTGAGTTCAGCCGCAGGAACATCCTCAACCTCTTCCTAGAGGACTGCTACCTGCCGCACACGGAGAGCATCTATGTGGTGCGAGATAACGACAGCCTCAG GGTGAAGGTGGATTGTCTGACTTGGGTGAATGGGCACAGCAGCCACCCAGATATATCAAGTGAAAACtgcagaaagagacaaagaccCACAGAGGAGGACGGGACAGGAGAAAATGGAGTGAATGTGGAatggaggaaaaagaagaggaaaaagaggagtgAGGAGAGCCTGGAGGGACACGCCAAGCAGACTTCAGGTGATGAGAAGAGTAAGAAGTCACTcggaaacaaaacagagaagaaaaaaaggaagaaggcAGAGGAAAATGGCCCGACTGCCACCCCGAAACCAGCTGCTTCTACCAAAAAAATTGCAGCAAGTGTGGAACCGCCAGTTAAAAGCACCAAGAAGCCTCCTGTGGtacaagcaaaaacacagaATGCTTCCTCATCAGATtccagtagcagcagtagcGAGGAAGATGAAGCTCCCAAAATACCAGCTGCTAAAAAACCAGCTACCAAAGCGCTATCTTCCACCCCTGCTGCTTCCAAGGCGCCTCCAAACCCTAAACCTGCTCAGACAAAATTACCCCCTCCCTCGTCATCCTCCTCAGAAACAGACTCCTCCTCTGATGAGGCAACCAGTGCAAAAATCCCGCCAAAAACCAAACCTTTAACCTCCCTAACTCCCAAATTAAGAGGAAGTGATAACTCACATTCTCAGCAGTCCACAAACAGCGCACAGAAACAGGGTTCTGGTGTGGCCGTGCCTCCTCGTAACAAAATCGGGGAACAGCCGCAGTCTTGTAACGCAAACGACGAAGAGGAGATAGAGCTGATCATCCGACGGCCAGTGCAGCAGCCGGTCCGTGGTGTGGGTAATCAGTCATCTTGGAGAGGTCACGGCCGGGGAAGAGGCAGGCTTGATGGttttggtggtggtgttggtcctggagggagagggaggggtaGGGGTGAAGTTAGAGGGGGCTTCAGAGGGCACAACACCAACTCTGAGTTCAGCTATGATGGAGCCAAGGAGCCGTCCGCCCACACTGATTTACTGAGCAACATGTCAGTGGTCCTCCAG aATGGAGTAGAAAGTGCTCCAAAAAAGGACTACAGCTCAATGCCCCAGCTAGCTGCCCCTCCACAGGTGGGGCAGAAGATTGCCTTCAAG CTGCTGGAGCTAACTGAGAATTATACGCCAGAGGTATCAGAATACAAG GAGGGAAAGATTGTGAGCTTTGACCCAACCACCAAACAGATTGAGCTGGAACTGTTAAATGCCTCTCGTG CTCCTGTTGAGCCTGGCAAGTTTGACCTGGTCTATCAGAACCCAGATGGCTCTGAGAGGGTGGAGTATGCTGTGTCCAGAGAATCTTGT GTGACAGAACGATGGGACGCCCTGCTGGAGCCAAGGCTGATCATTTAA
- the scpep1 gene encoding retinoid-inducible serine carboxypeptidase, whose translation MGRTEAACSLLFLLAIFINKGLSSPLASKEDWSYVEVRDGAHMFWWLYYADSQSAENNDLPLVMWLQGGPGGSGSGFGNFEEIGPLDRNLQPRKTSWVQAASLLFVDNPVGTGFSYAERPDGYATDVAMVASDMLVLLQNFFTKKTEFQSVPFYIFSESYGGKMAAAISMELTKAIAQGKVKCNFAGVALGDSWISPLDSVMTWGPYLYTTSLLDDNGLNDVNGAAEAVKQAVEQQEFKKATELWSVAETVVEQNTNGVNFYNILTQQPDEKRTSSTGEDFISLQTRRHIRPLHSQSLSELMNGPIRKKLGIIPQNVTWGGQAEDVFTYMSGDFMKPVVDIVDQLLSAGVNVTVYNGQLDLIVDTMGQELWVKRLKWDGLSGFNNLKWTALDDPTSPGVTGAFCKTYKNFSFYWILKAGHMIPSDQGPMALQMMKMITQQV comes from the exons ATGGGCCGGACAGAGGCAGCCTGcagtttgctgtttttactcGCCATCTTCATAAATAAAG GGCTCTCCAGTCCTCTGGCAAGTAAAGAAGATTGGAGCTATGTGGAAGTGAGAGATGGAGCCCACATGTTCTGGTGGTTGTATTATGCTGACAGCCAATCTGCAGAAAACAACGACCTGCCTCTGGTCATGTGGCTGCAG GGTGGACCAGGAGGATCAGGAAGTGGTTTTGGGAACTTTGAAGAGATTGGACCTTTGGATAGGAACCTACAGCCCAGAAAGACGAGCTGG GTACAGGCAGCCAGTCTTTTATTTGTAGACAACCCCGTGGGCACTGGCTTTAGCTACGCCGAAAGGCCAGACGGCTATGCTACTGACGTGGCCATGGTGGCCTCAGACATGCTGGTACTGCTCCAAAACTTTTTCACCAAGAAGACCGAGTTTCAG AGTGTCCCCTTCTACATCTTCTCTGAGTCATATGGAGGGAAGATGGCCGCAGCTATCTCCATGGAACTCACCAAG GCCATTGCACAGGGGAAAGTGAAATGCAACTTTGCTGGTGTGGCACTTGGGGACTCATGGATTTCCCCACTGG ACTCTGTCATGACGTGGGGACCATACCTCTACACTACT TCACTGCTGGATGATAATGGCCTGAACGATGTCAACGGTGCAGCAGAGGCAGTAAAGCAAGCCGTGGAGCAGCAGGAGTTTAAGAAAGCCACCGAGCTGTGGTCTGTAGCCGAGACGGTGGTGGAGCAG AACACCAACGGAGTCAACTTCTACAACATCCTCACGCAGCAGCCGGATGAGAAACGTACCTCTTCAACAGGAGAGGACTTCATCT CTCTTCAGACACGTCGCCATATTCGACCCTTGCACAGCCAATCACTGAGTGAGCTGATGAATGGGCCAATCAGGAAGAAACTGGGTATCATCCCCCAGAATGTCACCTGGGGAG GCCAGGCAGAGGATGTGTTCACCTACATGTCAGGAGACTTTATGAAGCCGGTGGTGGATATAGTCGACCAATTGTTGAGCGCTGGAGTCAACGTCACTGTCTACAATGGACAGCTGGATCTCATAGTGGACACCATGG gTCAGGAGTTGTGGGTAAAGCGGCTGAAGTGGGACGGGCTATCTGGATTTAACAATCTGAAGTGGACTGCCCTGGATGACCCCACCTCCCCAGGCGTTACCGGAGCTTTCTGCAAGACCTACAAGAACTTTTCCTTCTATTGGATCCTGAAAGCCGGTCACATG ATTCCCTCAGATCAAGGACCTATGGCTTtgcagatgatgaagatgatcaCCCAGCAGGTCTGA
- the engase gene encoding cytosolic endo-beta-N-acetylglucosaminidase, whose amino-acid sequence MSSTVDVNKLPLRRKREDGGDNDDVTSDTTEPSRLTSCLDQPMDSSSIHEVIKYIRSPLPVKHYDLDTTEPISCGLQNLDELLSWKRSDANPFNVAIVPLAPREPSLASSPRRTLVSHDMMGGYLDDRFVQGTNAVTPYAFYHWQYIDIFNYFTHKMVTIPPAVWTNAAHKHGVVVLGTFITEWTDGAVACEAFLKDEESYRAVADKLVQISHCYGFDGWLVNIENLLSVVAVKNMPLFLCYLRDQMHERVPGSLVLWYDSVIENGQLKWQNELNQSNRMFFDACDGFFTNYNWTEQNLELMKNYSGIQGRQADVYIGVDVFARGEVVGGMFETNKALEIIRKHNFSAAIFAPGWVYETHEDKTEFRQNQDKFWALLSDYLYIHRPASPLPFISSFCQGFGKAIYWRGQCEVNRSWFNLTAQEIQPLYYHKELEGQGWLRSRGCPEDAWNGGCSLLLDGLIPAAHTSPVSATIFSLHVPLPHKTLVSLIYKPSAGITVSLELKTTDASLCTHMDVQDVKLTSTFPEVLDEEHQLRQLCGDLNPEGWAVRCSQLDLRGCALREVCFSIQRDGEPQDTPFTCRVGEIMFLDVAGLQVPPQMVQGLCIYDVVWLRGAGTLLESTSPCLHLNATLHWDFPTDIIRHFKVYWRQLRGPDPRIPAGQLVLVGRAYSNLFRVTELAVPEPPGLLELVVEPVIRKGFQVPESHWGRRSLSYSEDSTQ is encoded by the exons atgtcaTCGACTGTGGATGTAAACAAGCTTCCCCTTAGAAGGAAACGTGAGGACGGAGGAGATAACGACGATGTGACAAGTGACACAACTGAACCCAGCCG GTTGACGTCTTGTTTGGATCAACCCATGGATTCAAGCAGTATCCATGAAGTAATCAAGTATATACGCTCACCACTACCAG TCAAACATTATGATCTTGACACTACTGAACCAATCAGCTGTGGTCTTCAGAATTTGGATGAGCTGTTGTCCTGGAAACGAAGCGATGCAAATCCCTTTAACGTGGCAATTGTCCCTCTGGCGCCTCGGGAGCCTTCTCTGGCCAGTAGTCCACGTCGGACCTTGGTGTCTCATGACATGATGGGTGGCTACCTAGATGACAG GTTTGTACAGGGGACAAACGCAGTAACTCCTTATGCCTTCTACCACTGGCAGTACATTGATATTTTCAACTACTTCACTCACAAAATGGTGACTATTCCTCCTGCTGTGTGGACCAATGCTGCACATAAACATGGAGTCGTTGTTCTCG GTACGTTCATCACAGAGTGGACAGACGGAGCGGTGGCGTGCGAGGCCTTCCTAAAAGATGAGGAGTCTTACCGAGCAGTGGCTGATAAACTAGTACAGATCAGCCACTGCTATGGCTTCGACGGCTGGCTCGTTAACATAGAGAACTTACTCAGT GTGGTTGCGGTGAAGAACATGCCTTTGTTCCTGTGCTATCTGAGGGACCAGATGCACGAGCGAGTCCCCGGCAGCCTGGTCCTGTGGTACGACAGCGTGATCGAGAACGGGCAGCTAAAATGGCAGAATGAACTAAACCAGTCCAACag GATGTTTTTTGATGCTTGTGATGGCTTCTTCACCAACTACAACTGGACGGAGCAGAACCTGGAGTTGATGAAGAACTACAGTGGGATCCAAGGCCGCCAGGCTGACGTCTACATCGGAGTGGACGTGTTTGCCCGAGGCGAGGTGGtgggaggaatgtttgaaaCAAATAAG GCACTAGAAATCATCCGAAAACACAACTTCTCTGCAGCCATCTTTGCTCCAGGCTGGGTGTACGAGACCCACGAAGATAAGACAGAATTCCGCCAGAATCAAGACAA GTTCTGGGCTCTTCTGTCAGACTACCTGTACATCCATCGGCCAGCGTCACCTCTCCCCTTCATTTCCTCCTTCTGCCAAGGCTTTGGGAAGGCTATCTACTGGAGAGGACAG TGTGAGGTGAACAGGAGCTGGTTCAACCTGACGGCCCAGGAGATCCAGCCCTTGTACTACCACAAGGAGCTGGAGGGCCAAGGCTGGCTGAGGAGCCGCGGCTGCCCGGAGGATGCCTGGAATggaggctgctcactgctgctgGATGGCCTCATCCCTGCTGCTCACACATCTCCAGTTTCTGccac GATCTTCTCCCTCCATGTACCGCTTCCACACAAGACCCTAGTGAGCCTCATCTATAAGCCATCTGCTGGGATCACGGTCTCCCTGGAGCTCAAGACAACAGACGCCAGTCTTTGCACACACATGGACGTCCAGGATGTCAAAT TGACTAGCACATTTCCTGAGGTCCTGGATGAAGAGCACCAGTTGCGTCAGCTGTGTGGGGACTTGAATCCAGAGGGTTGGGCTGTCAG gtgttcGCAGTTGGATCTTCGTGGCTGTGCTCTCAGAGAAGTTTGTTTCAGCATCCAGCGGGATGGAGAGCCCCAGGACACACCTTTCACCTGCAGGGTGGGAGAAATCATG TTCCTGGATGTAGCCGGTCTGCAGGTGCCTCCTCAGATGGTTCAGGGTTTGTGCATATATGACGTGGTGTGGCTGCGTGGTGCTGGCACCTTACTGGAGTCCACCTCCCCCTGCCTGCACCTCAATGCCACTCTGCACTGGGACTTCCCAACTGACATCATACGCCACTTCAAGGTGTACTGGCGACAGCTGAGAGGACCCGATCCCCGAATCCCTGCAGGTCAGCTGGTTCTGGTGGGCAGGGCATATTCTAATCTGTTTAGGGTAACGGAGCTGGCAGTGCCGGAGCCCCCCGGCCTGCTGGAGCTGGTGGTGGAGCCAGTGATCAGGAAAGGCTTCCAGGTCCCAGAGAGCCACTGGGGAAGAAGAAGCCTCAGCTACTCAGAGGACTCGACACAATGA